A genomic stretch from Corvus cornix cornix isolate S_Up_H32 chromosome 9, ASM73873v5, whole genome shotgun sequence includes:
- the MASP1 gene encoding mannan-binding lectin serine protease 1 isoform X1 gives MRAGLPACLLPAWMWGTAAGTGRRDLHGKCQTAPDAHTHRRTHARKSPDRDKADSGALGKRQSRPPRASHQSSAPNPPGNSPSSKMRYPLAWPFCALLLCVADAVELTDMFGEIQSPNFPDSYPSDSEMTWNISVPDGFKIKLYFMHFDLESSYLCEYDYVKIETEDQELATFCGRETTDTEQAPGQQVILSPGPYMGLTFRSDFSNEERFTGFDAHYTAVDVDECLEKSDEELACDHYCHNYIGGYYCSCRFGYILHSDNRTCKVECSDNLYTQRNGVITSADFPSPYPKSSDCLYRIELEEGFFITLNFEDSFDVEDHPEVTCPYDHIKIKAGQKEFGPFCGEKSPGRIETQTNSVQIRFHSDNSGENRGWKLSYTAIGNPCPLVQPPINGKIEPSQAKYTFKDQVVISCNTGYKVLKDNVESDSFQIECLKDGTWSNKIPICKIADCKAPPELEHGFVTFSTRNNLTTYQAAIQYHCQHPYYHMAPNSTATYTCDASGQWRSEELGTKLPSCRPVCGQPARPLPGIIKRIIGGRNAEPGFFPWQALIVVEDMSRVPNDKWFGSGALLSESWVLTAAHVLRSQRRDKTVIPVSKEHVTIYLALHDVRNKMEAVNRTVERIILHEEFDIQNYNHDIALVKLKEKVTMGKYVMPVCLPQFEHELEGPHPNTLGLVAGWGISNPNITVDEIISSGMRTLSDILQYVKLPVVLHAECKTSYESRSGNYSVTENMFCAGYYEGGKDTCLGDSGGAFVIQDPGTRRWVAQGLVSWGGPEECGSKQVYGVYTKVSNYVDWVEQKTGSSERWTFLEPELER, from the exons ATGCGGGCAggtctgcctgcctgcctgctgcctgcctggatGTGGGGAACGGCTGCAGGCACGGGAAGGCGTGACCTGCATGGAAAATGCCAGACAGCTCCAGACGCACACACACATAGGCGCACACACGCTCGCAAATCTCCGGACAGAGATAAGGCGGACAGCGGAGCGCTGGGGAAGAGGCAAAGCCGTCCCCCGCGAGCGAGCCATCAATCCTCCGCACCAAACCCGCCGGGAAACTCTCCCAGCAGCAAAATGAG GTACCCCCTGGCCTGGCCCTTCTGTGCCTTGCTGCTCTGCGTGGCAGATGCCGTGGAGCTGACAGACATGTTTGGGGAGATCCAGTCTCCCAACTTCCCCGACTCCTATCCCAGCGACTCGGAAATGACATGGAACATCTCTGTGCCTGATGGATTTAAAATCAAGCTGTACTTCATGCATTTTGACTTGGAGTCATCCTACCTCTGTGAATACGACTATGTGAAG ATTGAAACTGAGGACCAGGAGCTGGCAACCTTCTGTGGCAGGGAGACGACGGACACAGAGCAGGCTCCAGGACAGCAAGTGATCCTGTCCCCAGGGCCCTATATGGGGCTCACCTTCAGGTCTGACTTCTCCAATGAGGAACGCTTCACCGGCTTCGATGCCCATTACACCGCCGTGG ATGTGGATGAGTGCCTGGAGAAGAGTGATGAGGAGTTGGCTTGTGACCACTACTGCCACAACTACATTGGCGGGTACTACTGCTCCTGCAGGTTCGGCTACATCCTCCACTCCGACAACAGGACTTGCAAAG TGGAGTGCAGTGACAACCTCTACACCCAGCGGAATGGGGTGATCACCAGCGCCGACTTCCCCAGCCCCTACCCCAAGAGCTCGGACTGCCTGTACCGGATTGAGCTGGAGGAGGGTTTCTTCATCACCCTGAACTTTGAGGACAGTTTTGATGTGGAAGACCACCCCGAAGTGACCTGTCCATATGACCACATCAAG ATCAAAGCAGGCCAAAAGGAGTTTGGAcctttctgtggagaaaagtCCCCAGGACGCATtgaaacccaaaccaacagCGTGCAGATCCGCTTCCACAGTGACAACTCTGGAGAGAACAGGGGCTGGAAATTGTCATACACAGCAATTG GAAACCCATGCCCACTGGTGCAACCTCCAATCAATGGGAAAATTGAGCCTTCTCAAGCCAAGTACACCTTCAAAGACCAGGTTGTCATCAGCTGCAACACTGGATACAAAGTGCTGAAG GATAACGTGGAAAGCGACTCCTTCCAGATCGAGTGTCTGAAGGACGGCACATGGAGTAACAAGATCCCTATCTGCAAAA TTGCTGACTGCAAAGCGCCGCCGGAGCTGGAGCACGGCTTTGTCACCTTCTCCACCAGGAACAACCTGACCACCTACCAAGCAGCCATCCAGTACCACTGCCAGCACCCCTACTACCACATGGCCCCCAACAGCACCG CCACCTACACATGTGATGCATCGGGGCAGTGGAGGAGCGAGGAGCTGGGGACAAAGCTGCCGTCCTGCCGACCAG TGTGTGGCCAGCCAGCTCGTCCTCTGCCTGGGATCATCAAGCGCATCATTGGCGGGCGGAACGCGGAACCCGGCTTCTTCCCGTGGCAGGCCCTGATTGTGGTGGAGGACATGTCCCGGGTGCCCAATGACAAATGGTTTGGCAGCGGGGCCCTGCTCTCAGAGTCCTGGGTGCTGACGGCCGCCCATGTGCTCCGGTCCCAGCGGCGGGACAAGACCGTCATCCCCGTCTCCAAGGAGCACGTCACCATCTATCTGGCCCTTCATGATGTGAGGAACAAGATGGAAGCTGTCAACAGGACGGTGGAGAGGATCATCCTCCATGAGGAGTTTGACATCCAGAACTACAACCACGACATCGCCCTGGTCAAGCTAAAGGAGAAAGTGACCATGGGGAAGTACGTCATGCCAGTCTGCCTGCCCCAGTTTGAGCACGAGCTGGAGGGGCCTCACCCCAACACgctggggctggtggctggCTGGGGGATCTCCAACCCCAACATCACGGTGGACGAGATCATCAGCTCGGGCATGAGGACCCTGTCTGACATCCTGCAGTATGTCAAACTGCCCGTGGTGCTGCACGCCGAGTGCAAGACCAGCTACGAGTCACGCTCAGGCAACTACAGCGTGACCGAGAACATGTTCTGTGCCGGCTATTATGAGGGGGGGAAGGACACTTGTTTAGGAGACAGCGGGGGAGCCTTCGTCATCCAGGACCCAGGAACACGGAGGTGGGTGGCCCAAGGGCTGGTCTCATGGGGTGGCCCAGAGGAGTGTGGCAGCAAGCAGGTGTACGGTGTGTACACCAAGGTCTCTAACTATGTGGACTGGGTGGAGCAGAAAACAGGCTCCTCAGAGAGGTGGACATTTctggagccagagctggagaGATGA
- the MASP1 gene encoding mannan-binding lectin serine protease 1 isoform X2: MRAGLPACLLPAWMWGTAAGTGRRDLHGKCQTAPDAHTHRRTHARKSPDRDKADSGALGKRQSRPPRASHQSSAPNPPGNSPSSKMRYPLAWPFCALLLCVADAVELTDMFGEIQSPNFPDSYPSDSEMTWNISVPDGFKIKLYFMHFDLESSYLCEYDYVKIETEDQELATFCGRETTDTEQAPGQQVILSPGPYMGLTFRSDFSNEERFTGFDAHYTAVDVDECLEKSDEELACDHYCHNYIGGYYCSCRFGYILHSDNRTCKVECSDNLYTQRNGVITSADFPSPYPKSSDCLYRIELEEGFFITLNFEDSFDVEDHPEVTCPYDHIKIKAGQKEFGPFCGEKSPGRIETQTNSVQIRFHSDNSGENRGWKLSYTAIGNPCPLVQPPINGKIEPSQAKYTFKDQVVISCNTGYKVLKDNVESDSFQIECLKDGTWSNKIPICKTADRADNQTEGRAGSEQVAA; the protein is encoded by the exons ATGCGGGCAggtctgcctgcctgcctgctgcctgcctggatGTGGGGAACGGCTGCAGGCACGGGAAGGCGTGACCTGCATGGAAAATGCCAGACAGCTCCAGACGCACACACACATAGGCGCACACACGCTCGCAAATCTCCGGACAGAGATAAGGCGGACAGCGGAGCGCTGGGGAAGAGGCAAAGCCGTCCCCCGCGAGCGAGCCATCAATCCTCCGCACCAAACCCGCCGGGAAACTCTCCCAGCAGCAAAATGAG GTACCCCCTGGCCTGGCCCTTCTGTGCCTTGCTGCTCTGCGTGGCAGATGCCGTGGAGCTGACAGACATGTTTGGGGAGATCCAGTCTCCCAACTTCCCCGACTCCTATCCCAGCGACTCGGAAATGACATGGAACATCTCTGTGCCTGATGGATTTAAAATCAAGCTGTACTTCATGCATTTTGACTTGGAGTCATCCTACCTCTGTGAATACGACTATGTGAAG ATTGAAACTGAGGACCAGGAGCTGGCAACCTTCTGTGGCAGGGAGACGACGGACACAGAGCAGGCTCCAGGACAGCAAGTGATCCTGTCCCCAGGGCCCTATATGGGGCTCACCTTCAGGTCTGACTTCTCCAATGAGGAACGCTTCACCGGCTTCGATGCCCATTACACCGCCGTGG ATGTGGATGAGTGCCTGGAGAAGAGTGATGAGGAGTTGGCTTGTGACCACTACTGCCACAACTACATTGGCGGGTACTACTGCTCCTGCAGGTTCGGCTACATCCTCCACTCCGACAACAGGACTTGCAAAG TGGAGTGCAGTGACAACCTCTACACCCAGCGGAATGGGGTGATCACCAGCGCCGACTTCCCCAGCCCCTACCCCAAGAGCTCGGACTGCCTGTACCGGATTGAGCTGGAGGAGGGTTTCTTCATCACCCTGAACTTTGAGGACAGTTTTGATGTGGAAGACCACCCCGAAGTGACCTGTCCATATGACCACATCAAG ATCAAAGCAGGCCAAAAGGAGTTTGGAcctttctgtggagaaaagtCCCCAGGACGCATtgaaacccaaaccaacagCGTGCAGATCCGCTTCCACAGTGACAACTCTGGAGAGAACAGGGGCTGGAAATTGTCATACACAGCAATTG GAAACCCATGCCCACTGGTGCAACCTCCAATCAATGGGAAAATTGAGCCTTCTCAAGCCAAGTACACCTTCAAAGACCAGGTTGTCATCAGCTGCAACACTGGATACAAAGTGCTGAAG GATAACGTGGAAAGCGACTCCTTCCAGATCGAGTGTCTGAAGGACGGCACATGGAGTAACAAGATCCCTATCTGCAAAA CTGCAGATAGAGCCGACAACCAGACAGAGGGAAGAGCCGGCTCGGAGCAAGTGGCCGCGTGA